atgctacttactgggttCTGTTTCATTCCattattttacaaacttttttaaaatagacaACTATCATTTTGAGACAACTTTTTGGTGGCTAgcagtagttagactaactgtTGATGGAGATATTAGATGATGTACATCTTAGaataggcttgactcattcttttgtatattatagtggttgtgaCGTTATTCCCATTGATAGGACAGGCTGatgatatgtaattatttatttagaccTCTATTCTTTTTGTGGCTAAAGGTCTTTGTAATTATTACTTAGAGCTTTGACTTACTTTGAGAGtatattcaatggaattattatgataatcctTAATATTGatacttgatatgatttatgtggattggattgtcaaaaaagaaaaatctacaGGTGCTTGAGACatctttctcatgctttggactgtttggggtttggggcgtgacataAGCTCCCAGCTAAATgctcatttttgtaattatcacAACCTCCAATACACAACCCATTCCATACAAGGCAAACTATTTAAGAAACTCCCATCTCTCTTATTGGTCATGACAATAGGGGATAGCCATAAATGGCACATGTAAATAGCAGGAACCATTATCAAAATggatattaaataaataactcataGTTTGTATTGTTTCAATGGAAGTAAGATAACAGCTTCTCCTTATTCTAGCATATAGTTGTTAAGCATGTATTAAGTGATTGATTCtcttagtaaaaaataaagagtgatTAATGCCAATCTGGCCCGTCCTTTTTGTGAAACTTCAATGCCTCTCCAAAAGGTTTTATAGATGAGAGCAGTTAGAATTATGTTTAAGTGATTAAGCTCGCAATTtcctaataatttaaacttttgaaagaattggtaatttattcTTGTCTGTGCTCTAactcccatttaaaatgttaaaaattgcACGTGTTAGGCTCCACCTATTAAAAAAGAGTTTGAGCTCATGGAGAGTGttaaaattatggttaagtgactataattcataattttctaataatttaaacatttgaagAATTGGTAATTTAGCAAAAGTTGGTTTTGCCATAGATGTAGGTAATACTTTTCCTTCATGTAAAAAAGTGTGATTTTAGCCCATCCTCTTTACAGGACATAACCGTACACTTTATCCTACAAAGTCAATTATTGCTCACCACAATCTCTTCCTCCTCAACAAACTTGAGATATTCACCATAATACATTTGAGCGTCTTGCCTTACCATagctgaaaattttgtttctccaTTTGGTTCTAAGCCAGTTATTATTTAAAAGGATGACTTGTCTGGTTCAATTCACATCCAACTTCTTTCATCAGGTAGAAACATTCCATTGCAAATCAGTACGGTTGAAgctaatcaaaattttgaagaatgtTAAAGCCTTTAATATCAGGATTTAAACCATATCCTGTTTTCAAAGATGAGTGAAATACTTCAATACGTTTAACAATCCATTATTAGCCAATACTGTGATCATCTCAGGTTGTGTCCGTAGTATTACTcattttattaccaaaaaaaaaaaaaaaaaaatcaggattTTATTTCTTGTCAATTAGTGTACAAGGAATTATCCCTTAGCTTCCAGCTTAAGGACAGAATGTAATAAGATAATTAGCTCCAGTAGGGCACGTAAATGTGCTAGTTTTATCATCATAGGCATAACTATAAGCCTGAGGGCACTGGTTCTTGAAAATCATGGAATAGTTGGTAGGTGGACATGTAGCCGGGGTGCCAAAAGCGCCAGTGCAACAGTATTGTGGCTGATTCAAAGCCAAACATGCACTCTTGCAAGCAATCACGCTGCCATCAGGTCCTGTCATGGCTAGCTCTGACGGGCATACACTGTTTACATTCCCCGGGCAGCTCGTACTTTGGCAACTGGCTGCGCCTTGTGGGGTTATTGATAAAGGCAAGTTGAACCCATCTACGAGGCTAACATCATAGAAATCATTTCCTCCAGAGCCGGATAAAGTGAATTCTACGAGTGATGCTGGTGGGATGGCACCTGCGCCATTGCATGCAACCTGGCCAGAGGCACAGTCGGCTGTTAAACAAGAGAACTTGCCGGTACTATCAGTGGAGCATTGAGTTCGACCAAAAATTCGGCCCGACCATGTAGCAGGAACATCAAGGGTTGTTGAAGCTCCGGTGTCTAGCTCAAAACCAGTTGATGATAATTGTGCCCCTCCACCACCAGTTAGGGTTCCTGGCCATACTGTGTAGGAGCACTTGTTTGTTAATGTGATTGTCACTGAGTGAGCCCCTACACATATAAGTAAAGAGtattaaatttaattctttattgttACAAACTCATTGGTAGAACTTACTTTTGAAAACTAGTTTATAAGGAGAGGGTGTACAAAAAGGAATACAATAATATTTCACGAAGAAAAAGTGAATTAgcataaataaatagaaaaaagaaaactcaaagagaaacagagaaaggAAATGAGAATTTTGACCAGAAAAGAAGAGGAATGCCAAGCTAAGGCCTAGAAGTGCTTGGATTtccatttgatttgattttataataatttttgtgttttgtgaatGCAAGATTTAAAATGAGGGAACTAAGATTATATAGGCCCTGATCGCATGACAAAAAGATAGTAGCAAATCTTGTTTTGATTTCTActcatttttttctataaaaaaaaaagatttcttcTCATTTGATTTTGGCTGATTAGGTAATCAAGCTGGTAAATTCTGGAGTGGATGAGATTAATTCTGcaattttaccattttcataCTTACTCTCCATATATATTCTAAATAGCCAGTCATAATGGATGATTATGATGAGGACACGCCACTATTATATCTactattcataatttatgcCAATACAGCTTGGCCACGGGGATGGGATTTGAAGAGATAAATGTACTTTTTTTGGATCTTGAGGAGACACTAAATTTATCCAATCCTATAAATCATACACGCATTTACTTGGCCTATTTTCCAATCATATATGGGTATGAGTAGCAATTCCCAtgccaagaatttttttttgagaagacccATGCCAAGATATATCGTACATTAAATAATCAAGAATTTGGCAATTTTGGCAATTTGCCCCCTTACACTAAGGCCATAAGAAATATAATGTCTCCTTTGATATGGTCAATAatagctttttatatatataattcaacaaattacaatgagagagagtttttttttttttttttttagttattgttGATAGTTACAATATTTTGCTAACTCCACAACTTGAATTTCCTTCTCAGTTCCCTAGACTCTAAAGCACTTTGAATATTGAAATGTGTCAATTaaactacaaggctcttggttgagagagggagatttgaatcttaaatatttttattaaaaacaccAATAACTCATTTGGTATAATGTAATGATATTTACAAATAGTGTATTAGAAATTGGTGTTACAagaaaatacacacacacacacacatatagggGAAGGGGGATGAGATAAGAGAATACACTCACACGTCAACACCAAAACTGCATGCAGAAATACAAGAAATTATAATGGaataattattactatttatctTTTGGTGACAACACAtaataaatagaattttaaatgaaattatatttaagtTCAATTTACTAAATTACTcttgtttataaatttatattgcaCTTTTTATAACCTTGTATGTTTGGAATGAAGTGTTATTTTGACTTTAAACATTGGATGATTTGGGTATTGAAGTGCTGGTTTTTGTGTCCCAtcctaaaaagaaaacaaactgTTGGTGTGAAGttcaagttgttattgattttggTCAATTTCAATATATCATTCTCTTTatactcttttttattattatttatttttataatccaCATTTCGAGCTTATAAATCTTCAGTCATGAACCAACTGTATAAATCTTCACCGATTGTTGCTAATTTTTGTGGGCCTTGATTGgacaaattatttaatttgggCCTTAAGACTCTGTTGCCAATGTAGATGGGCATTGGTGCTGAATTCAAGAGGCTTAGGGCAGTTGGATAGGGGTGTTTAAATACtcttacacatatttttacaatactttttcaCACATATGTATTTCCATAACacttaaacaatattattagaaaTCTCTAACCAAACGGGCCTTTAATTTAGACACTTCACATGCCGAGAAAGTATACCATGTTTCGGTAATACTAACTCAGTATCTGTTTTTGTATTTCCTATCTAATAAATGAGTGACACTTGTTTCAAAAAACCACATCAGACTCCTCCAATAGaagattgtgattaatttattggaGTAGTCTGATGTGGTTTTTTGAAACAGGAGTCACTTAATTATTGGGTAGgaaataccaattttttttttattaattttggaattaaaagaaaataaaaaaattgttattaaaaaaaaaaaaaaacatttaggggAACTAAGGGGAGGCGTCTTCACACCCACTACTTGACTCACTCCCAACTCCACCTCAACTCTCTTGTTCTCAATTCTCTCATCAGCTTTTACTCAAAAAGTGGGGATTaggctaaaaaaaaatccatttttgatGATATGGGGGATTTGAGAGACTTGGTTTCATGGACTGCTATGGTTTCTTGTTTTGCAAATAATGATATGGGAACTGAATCCATTGTCACATTTCTTCAAATGCTTGATAATTGGCTTTGCCCAAATGAGTATTGCTTTTCCGCAGTGATTCAGGCGTGTTCGAATGTGGAAAATGTTCCCATtgggaaaatgatttttgggtttgttataAAAAGTGGATATTTTGAGTCTGATGTGTGTGTTGGGTGTGCGTTGATTGATATGTTTGTGAAGGGTGGTGGTGATGTGGATTTAGcaataaggtgtgaaagttcaaaaagtgtataaaacactatgaacgtttaaacccctaataacaaaattaccaattcaagctttatgacaaacaataagtatgcggaaaatgaacacaagctataaacagaattggtagacaatttaaaccaattaaaatcac
The Quercus lobata isolate SW786 chromosome 10, ValleyOak3.0 Primary Assembly, whole genome shotgun sequence DNA segment above includes these coding regions:
- the LOC115963116 gene encoding thaumatin-like protein 1 codes for the protein MEIQALLGLSLAFLFFSGAHSVTITLTNKCSYTVWPGTLTGGGGAQLSSTGFELDTGASTTLDVPATWSGRIFGRTQCSTDSTGKFSCLTADCASGQVACNGAGAIPPASLVEFTLSGSGGNDFYDVSLVDGFNLPLSITPQGAASCQSTSCPGNVNSVCPSELAMTGPDGSVIACKSACLALNQPQYCCTGAFGTPATCPPTNYSMIFKNQCPQAYSYAYDDKTSTFTCPTGANYLITFCP